The sequence TTAAGGAATGAGACTGAGGTTTTGATTCATCATCTGGATCTGTGTCTCCAATCTGAATAAACTTTCCATTAAGATTCCCTGCCCTCTGAAGCCCACTTAGTGGGATTCTGCAGAGGTTGGAGAAATAACAAATTTCTGCCCtgaggcagaaaaaaagaaaaagtcctgaGGCAGGAAGGCCCCGGAGACTAGTGTTTGAGATGGCACTTCTTGAGCCAGTTCCTTAAGTCAGGGCAGCCCCAACAGGGTCGCAGAGTATCCATCCTTTCCCCAGGAAGGTATCTCAGGTCTTCTGCCTAATCTCACACCCTAATTTTGAGAAGGTGGATTGGGTGAATCAGAAGTTGCCAGCCCCTTTTCAGAGTGAATCGTTTTAGGCTTGTCAAACTAGGAGAATTCTGTCTGCTGAGAAGAAACTGTTCAATAGTGAGTTCTACAGGCAGGTTGGATTTAGGAAGGGGTGTTCCCTGTCCCACCAGCTCTGGGGAACCATATCAGTCCGGGGGCTGCTCTGGGGCTGAAAAGCAAGGTTGGGATCTGGTACACAGCGCCCTCTGTAGGGCAGGAGCGACTTTCCTTGAAGTCAAAGATCTGGGAACTCTTGCACGTGTGCTGGTTTCCACCAGGTGGTTCCTCATCAGTGCTGCATTCTGGTAAGTGCTGAACTTCATTCTGGAGTGCTGGTAAGTGCTGGTACCCAGGCCAGAATCAGAAGACTCCTTCACTTACGGATTGTAGCCAGCAACCCAGATGTCCCTGGGGACAGGCGAGATAGCCAGAGGGGAGGGATTAGTAAAACGcttccggggtccagccctgaaTGAAGGCAGGGGGACGTATAGTACAACTGCAGGACTTGATCCAGGCTCCCCGTAGCCCTGAAGCTTCTGTTAGAGGTTTCGTTGGGCTCAGGAACAGGAGGTCAACCCTGTTCTCTCGGGATGTGCCTGGGCGTCCCCACCAGATGCTACACTAGAGGGTGTCTCGGCACAACGAAGGGCCTTCAACCAAGGGCCTCCGAAAGGCTGGACGCCGGTCCAAGACCTCTGACACTCCACTCCTCTCCCCAGCCGGGACCTTCACTCGGCCCAACGCTCCGTCCACAGGTGTCCCCCTGCCCAGGCTTGGAAGCCCAAAACCGCTCCTGGGAACTGCAAACCCACATCCTACCCTGGGATGAGCACTCCGCGGCGTGTTGACAGGCACCGGGGGAAGGGGTGGAGCTTCCGGCTGCGCACTTCCGCTTCCTGTTTTAGCGTAGGTTCTTAGTGTCTACTCTGGCCTAGGCTTAGCAGTCGTGCGAGGAGGTTGTGGCGTCTGCTGCTTCCAGGCGATTTGAGGTGAGGGGGCCAGGTAGAGGAGTCCGGAGTCCGGGAAAGGTGAGGGGACCCGGCCTTCGAGGATCCGCCGGCCTGAGAGAGGCTCGGCTCGGTCTTCAGGCTACCTGGAGTGGGTCGGGGCCTGGGCGGGTTGCTGGAGGGGAGGAGCACGGCTGCCCGGCGTCCGCGGTAGCCCTGGGGTCCGAAGTCCTGGGACACGGAACTTGgagcctggggagactccgatcTGGGGGAATGATGGGGACGTGAACGTTAAGTCTCAATAACCGGGGGTCTTGCGATCTAGGGGACCCCTGAAGTCCCGACTCAGTTGCCTCCCAGTCCCCGCCTTGTGTTGCTCCAGCCAGGATGATCGAGGTTGTTTGCAACGACCGTCTGGGGAAGAAAGTGCGCGTTAAGTGCAAGTATCCACTGGCGACCAAGTGGCTGTGGCTTCCGGGGGGTGCTTGGCATGAGGCAGGCAACTCAATCTTTGTTTTAGGGTGATTGTAGTTAAACCCGGGGGTTGGGGCGGGAATGGGGAGAGTCCCCTTTCCATTTTCCTTAACTCCTCTGCGTCCAGTACGGATGACACCATCGGGGACCTGAAGAAGCTGATCGCAGCCCAAACTGGCACCCGTTGGAACAAGATCGTATTGAAGAAGTGGTGAGTACAGGGGTGGAACTAGGGGCTGGACAGGAGCAGGCCAGAAGGGTTTGGTTGGGGGAGGGCTGCAGCCAGCCCTTTGTTTAGGCAGAACTTTTTTAGCTGGTCTCGGGGGTGAAGAGCCTCCTTAGACttttttctaaaaagtttttATCCCACAGGTACACGATTTTTAAGGACCACGTGTCTCTTGGGGACTGTATCCTTTTTTGACTTTTTGAGGAAGGATCTACATACCCAGACTTGGTTCTCTATGTTCAATACTCAGGTCTGTATGAGGTTATGCACATAAGCTATTTAACTTAGAACgtggcacatagtaagtatttAGAGTGGGAGCCATCTCATTATTTtgttgggggaggagggtggtTGGTGAAATATTTTGACTTGGCTTGTAAGACTTTGACACTTTCTGGTCAAAATATTTATTACTAAGCTCCACCTGAGTGGGGACAGGAGACCAGGGTGGAAcgagattccaggatgtctgttgTGCAGAAGGAACATGAACTTTTTACAAAGTTTGGATTCGTTCCAAATCAAAATGATCCAGTCCCAAATGTGCAGTCGTGAGAGATGGGGATGGAGCCCACCATAAGGATTCCTTAACACCTTCACTTCAGATGAAATCCACGATGGGATGAACCTGGAGCTTTATTACCAATAGAGCAGAATTCCTTCTTCctgcccttccccctcctcccaccctcactcCCCACACTAATATGGATGCTTGTTTTTGGAAACTCTCATTAATAAAAACTTAGAGGCTGCTTTGTTGTCATCTTTGAGTGAGAGTTATCTCTTGAGGGGACGGTTGGTATCTGGTTGTCACTGTATTCTCAGTACCCACTCAGCTGCTCAGTAAGACTTCAAGATTGGATCAAGGAGGGAGCCAGTTGACTGGGAACCTGAGTGAAAGACCAGAGCTCTGGGGCTAGCCATGTCTctgagcctccctggtggctcagacagtaaagaatccgcctgctatgcgggagacctgggtttgatcccctggagaagagaatggcaatccattgctgtattcttgcctggagaattccatgaacagaggagccgggcaggctacagtccatggggtcacaaagagttggacacaactgagtgactaacacttttctgaAGGTCAAAAGATCCTGGGATTATTGTCATCAATAGACCAAGGATCCTCTGGGCAAGGACCTTAGTAGAATTAATAATTAGGAATACAGGTTTAGATTCAGACAGACTAGGGGTGGAACCCCAGCCCTACCACCAACTGTGACCCTGGGTAGTTACTTAATCTCCCTTAACcttcatttccttatccaatctGGAACTGATTGTGTTTACTTCATTGGTATGTTGTGAAGTAGAGATGAGATAAGCATGATTAAGCAGCCATAGTTCTTGACACCTATGAAATGCTAGTGGACAGAGTAAAACAGTGTGACCTAGGCTATTCAGCCCTTGCTGATCCTCCGTTTCTTCCTCTAAAAAGGGGCACCATGATGACACTCACATCTCCATGAGATAATAAGATAATGCAGTTAAAACAGCAGGATGCCTCGTGCTATATCCATCCCTGGCCTTCTTCCTTCAGGTATGAGTAGACAGGACATCAAACACTCCATTTCTATTCCCTTGGCCACAGCTCCTGAGGTCAGCCTTAACCTTGTCCTTACCCAGAGCCACATTCTGGAGCTGCTTTTGAGAGTT is a genomic window of Ovis canadensis isolate MfBH-ARS-UI-01 breed Bighorn chromosome 5, ARS-UI_OviCan_v2, whole genome shotgun sequence containing:
- the UBL5 gene encoding ubiquitin-like protein 5, coding for MIEVVCNDRLGKKVRVKCNTDDTIGDLKKLIAAQTGTRWNKIVLKKWYTIFKDHVSLGDYEIHDGMNLELYYQ